The genome window TAATCATATCTGGAGCATTCTGGTTAATAGGAAGTCTCTTTGGGTTCAATGGATACATACACACAAATTGAAGGGTAGGAGTTTTTGGGATATCAATAGCAAAGGTAATATGAGCTGGGGATGGAGGAAAATCTTATCTCTTCGTAGTGTTGTTAGGCCTTTTATATGGAAGGTTGTTCGAAGTGGGGCTCAAACAAATGTCTGGTGGGATAATTGGTGTCAAATTAGTCCGTTAAGCTCTTTCATATCTCCACGGAGAATAACTAATGTTGGCTTTAAGCCGTAATTATCGGAGTTTCAAACCCtagttttctctctctctaatgGAGAAAATCGACCCTCTTGCTTCCTTGACCTAAAATTCATTTTTCTTGATGATTATAGGGATTGTTTTGTGTGATTAGAGTCTCATCAATTCTGATTTACACTTACGATTCAATATAGTCATTCTTTGATTCGTTTTTGTTCAAGATTAGGGTTCGTTTTTCATTTTTTCTACACTTGGCTGCCGTGGTTGTTTGATTTCGTTGTTAATCTGGATTGGGTATACAAAGAGAGATTGTGTTTGCTGCATTTACAATCTGATTCATCTTTTCTTGATCGATTTTGTACGTGACGGCTGCTAGGGTTTTTCAGGCTTCTTTTGTTTGAAATAGGGTTGGCGGCTAGGGTTTTTCAGGCTTTTCACATAATTGTTGGCCGACATCTCTAAGGGATTAGTTTCATACGTTCGTGATCAGATTAGGGGCTGAAGTAAGGAGTGGACTCTGGAAGTGCGGCAGCCTTGGTTTAGGGTTTCATTGCAGCTTTAAACTAGGGTTTATTCGTATTCAATACACTTCTGATTGCAACACACTTCGCTTTTTCAGCTTGACGGCGGTTAGGGTTCTGATTCGGTGTTTGTCACAGCTGCCTTTTGCTGAATTTCTGTTGACGGCGATTAGGGTTTGTCAATATTGTAATGGATGATCTTAATTGTTCTGGTGGAAACCAACAAGATATTCGTGGGAAGCCGCGATTATCGTTTGAAGAAATTGCTGCACGGTTTCTTGATGTTGATGGGAACACTTTGCAGCCAAAGCGTGGTGTAACGATTGGAACACAAAGTGACACTAAGTCTTCAAATATCATTGATGATCTCACCAAGGCCACAGTTCCAGTTCGTTTGGAAAAACGGGATGTTGATAAGTCTGACAATTTTTGGGATTACCCTAGCAAGTTTTCGCCAAAATCAGATCTTCTTGGTGCATCTTTTTCGGCTGACAACAGGGCTGCTCACGGTAAAGCACGTACTTCGGGAACTGCAAGTCCTGTCTCATTCGCTCACATTGTAAAGAATACAAAGGAGAAGGTTAAAGTGAATTTTCGGGCGATGGAATCTGCTGAGAAAGTTGATGGGGCTGATGTTGTTATTCCATTGTCGTCGGTTCAACAAGTTACtgataggtatgctaacactttgtTTGGATATTTTCTGGGTAAACGGTTGGCATTTCCTGTGGTCGATTACTTTGCAAAAAACAACTGGGCGAAATATGGTCTTTCCCGTCTCatgatgaatgcaaacgggttctttttctttaagtttactTCTAAGGAAGGGATGATTCAAATGCTAGAGGATGGGCCTTGGTTAATCAGAAGTGTTCCCATAATTTTGAAGGAGTGGTCGTCCTCTATAAAGATGGAAAAAGAGGATATTAATGTGGttccagtttgggtcaagatgcatgatgtgccgttagCGGCATTTACTGAGGATGGGCTTAGCTTGGTTGCCTCTATGATTGGGACACCTAAGATGTTGGATACGTATACTGCCTCGATGTGTGCTGAATCTTGGGGAAGGAGCAGCTATGCTAGAGCGCTTATTGAAGTGCAAGCGGGGGCTGAATTAAAAAAGAGTGTTACTGTTGCTATCCCATCTATGGATGGTAGTGGGTATTCAAAGGTGGAGGTCAagattgaatatgattgggagcctctTAGGTGCTCCTCTTGTTGTGTATTTGGCCATGATGACAGCTCGTGCCCGAAGAACCCTCAGGTAACTCCAAGTGGGGATGCTGAAAatgatgattttcaggttgtagagggcaagaagaagaaagtgaacaaCCAAGGCATCCATATGAAAAATCAAAAGCCTAAGTTAGTGTACAGGCCAGTTGCCAACCCTAAACCAAAATCGTCCTCAAAGATTCCGATGcagaatcaggtttcaacgtctAACCCGTTTGACATTCTAAAGGATGATactggtaatcagggaggtatCACGGTGGGTCGAGTTGAGAAGAAACCGTCGAATGACaggcaggaatcggatgaggaagaggttgaagaagtctacaatgaaactagtgcatttatgacatcgggtactcatcctttttcttcgaaagcaggggcaagcacctcttctaccaagttctctaatggataggctgtctgcttttcgtctgaaggggctgctgttttgtggccattttatttttgatgatggtggttgagatgatgttttgtgtttttgcattgttttgtctactagatgtcgtgacttgatgtatagtagactaggttatggggtgttaTAGGTCGTTGGTTTTTGTtatgttttacatatatggggcatgtcctgtatatgaactagtgtggaacacatcctcactacttgtacttaattgcggttgcattttaatagaatcaccggggtaaccctttacccaaaaaaaaaactaatgctGGCTTCAACATCTCTTCTTCTATTTTGGATCTAGTTGATGAAAACGGAAACTGGAGATGGCCGCAAGCTTGGTATGATTTATACCCGGTTTTGATTGGGTTAAATGCTCCTCAATTGACGCAAAATATGGTGGACCGTACGGTTTGGAGAGACTTGGATGGGAACTCATGTTCGTTTTGTTCATCAGAAGTGTGGCATGCTATTCGGTGTAGGCAGAATCAGGTCTCCTGGGTTGATGGGGTATGGTTTTCTCAATGCATCCCTCGACATTCATTTCACTTATGGTTAGTCATAAAGAATAAACTTAAAACCCAAGACCGGCTTGCTGCGTGGGAGGCAGGAAGTGTAACGAATTTAAACCTCATGTGTTGTCCGCTGTGTAGAACTAATCGGGACTCTAGAGATCATTTGTTCTTTCAGTGCTCGTTTGCTTCTAAAGTGTGGAACGAAGTTAAGAATATGGTTCAAATGGGTAATGTTGATAGCACTTGGCAATCAATTATGACGTGGATGGAACGAAATGCAAGCTCGAATAAGACGGGGCATATTATATGCAAGCTGGTTATTGCGGCTTCGACTTACTTCATATGGCAAGAGAGAAACAATTGTCTATTTTCCAATGCTTTTGCTGATCAGAATGTGGTGATTCAGAGGATTAAGGAAGCTGTTCGTTTACGTTTAATGGGGTTCAAGTTCCGAAGACAATCGAGTATTGAGAGTCTTCTAAGGACATGGAAGATCGGCTCCAATGATGAGGCAAATGATCCGGGCTAGCTGATTTTAGTTAGTTTAGTCGTTCTTGTGTAGTGATGGCCATTTTGTGTTAGTTGTTCTTTGTTGGTTGTGTTTGTGGGTTGTGGTTTTCTTGTGTCCTAGGCGTTGGTATGTCAAGCCTAGTTGGTGTGTCCTCTTCGGGCATGCCCTTGTTCTTATTTTGGCATTTATAAAAATTTACCTGGGGTaatccctttacccaaaaaaaactagtcaataaatatgtaaatcgcataaattacatgaacttgtggtttaacCAAAAATATGATGTatatcccattacttttagcggatctttatataaatcaatccggtttcgtaaaaaccttgtctttaaagaaattccgtctttacaacttctcgtcatcttttacaaaaatagttattttgtcgaaactttgtgctacacaagtggtaaacacttgtgtgttctaaaaatcattcttgttagtgtaagatccgtctttagaaaacatgatttctttgatacttggttctttgaaaataccgcttgtagatccgtagatctactagttttaaacactatttcacaagcaaAAACACTatttcatcctttaacccttgttacatctaaaacaaccttatgtcatgatccatgatcatgaccaacccgggttaaacgatgatccgagctaccataacatagatcgggtccaaataactacacaaaacaaatactacaagatttacacaacaaacaagcttttaaccatcacttttagtatttttagtagactttcatgcttcatcttgtaagattacgagttttaaccgttacaaatcattttaaccacttcCAAATAGTTCGAGAGGGTGATTATAGTAACTTAcaactagctcgaggctagggaagaatctaggcgcaaaaagagtggataaaagcaacgagaagaggtccttcgccttccgaatgcaccaagcctccttatacgtgatccttaacacttgaatggtcttggaatgtgaagatcaaagctcgaaaaattgatgggtgcaagagggtgttcggccgtgagtttcttgagagagagagagagttgttttGTTGAGTTGGGTGGTGAAAGATTATGATGTGCAAGACTTGTTACTTATAGGCAATTAGAGTGACAATTATCCAAAGGTTTTCATGCTCTCTAGATATGAGACAAGAGGAATTAAAATATTCAAATGATGTACCATGGGGGTCACAATGTGACCGAGTTCGGtcaggggggggggttagtttggTTCAAATCCAACCAATTAGTTGGTTACTAGTTAggttagtttagtttagttaagtgattaacccggttagtagtgtgttgtgctttatggcgggtgttagggtattcagggaccctaactggctcagaaaaagacaaataatgtaattgacaatattttcatgtcccgggtaaagtccggttgttcggttggatagtaatccgtcaaagcgtttaacaaagctttaaagtgtcgttattattatttctagtgacacaacttattcccgacactttggaaagtgtctcgtaatattttcctcatgttttggcactttattagttaaccaaatgctgaattttcaGTTAAGGTGCTGAATtatgtacttagagtacgttttaggcacatccggtcactgtaacttattcctagagacgcagttctacaacccttatatccctacactctctactagtgtagtacactatctcgggctcatacaggccttagaggcagtacctgcctggtgctagttatgacagcacgttcaataggttatccgttcattgtgctactgtgcttttggtgcatcaaggttgtcactaaggtGCTGTAAGCAAAACATGGAGTGACAGCAAGTAAAAGTATGATGTAAGTAAGTACATGTAtcagcattcaagtagcagtcTATTCATAATTTCAAGtgagcacagtaattaagcagtaatcaATTATTAATTTAGTCGTACAGAAACCTGGTTTactgagggttgtcacattctccccccgttaaagaaatttcgtcctcgaaatttgtactaccttaactccttttGGTCACGTCACACAAGTATAACATCGAGGTAGATAGTCGTCAAACCGCATCAAAGCTTACTCACACTTGGTGGTTCCAAGAATATTTAACAATCCGCACCCTAGGGTTAAGAAGGTGGGTGCTCTTAGCAGTTGATGTTAGAAGTACAAAATGTGCTTTACGTATAGCCTAATGTATTCCAGCTAGCAGGGGGGTCCACAAGAGAGGAGTTTCAACTAATAAGATCCTCAAATGTCCGATCGCAGTATCCCagcgagttttcacgaaacatagcaccctctatataaattcagaaattttcaactcaaatgaaatggtaaagtgatctgtcaactcccaagTAGACGAGTGGCAAGGTTCAGTGCGTTTGAACCTTTTGAACTGTGAGGATACACCGAATGAATACAGACGAACCTGGtgtatccttgctttgatttgtagttgcatTAGGAATATgtaaatgacaagtcaacaaaagtttatgtattttgcgtggaacggttgaccatgattagcacaagctacaagtttgtaatgacaccacaaggtatcGTAATGACAAGATGCGAAATAGCGGTGACGGAACAAAATCACCGAGTTTGGAACCAGATGAAGGTGTACCGAAACAAGCCGGAAGATGAAACTAAGTATAGCAAGGCGTTTGATTGATAACGAGGGAATCGTTAGGGGGTACACCATGatataaaatgaatttatgtaccttTTGACTCAGCACGCAAGTGTGTGTTGAGTGTGGTTTAATTTTGATGACGAAAACGGATTTAGGGCAAGTtgtcaaataatcaattaaatccgtgtacgaagtgagtagtcagataagcgcaagcttcaattctgtgaaagtatcactgTAAGGTATCGAAATCTATCAACGATTTAGTGAAGTCATGGACCAAATAAGTCTtctacgactcgaaacaaaagaatctgtgccgaagtattagaatatgatgctctcaatgcatcatatggcgtctcaaattaaacatgtgaactggataagttcaagcagttgaacctagtttcaacgtaaccaaacaataaacgtacatatcaacaaggaaatcttgacatgatagcaaacatgtaacttgCAAGCAGGTGGTTTCAgtaagtgtgttgacttgataacaaaagagtcaacaatgacaaaaatgtaggtcattcgaatcgcGAACTGGAAATTTGATTTGACAATGTAATATATGAACATTCATGAAGTGCTCATTCGAAATGAAGccgcatgcgtagcaaatggCGCATGggttatatataagttttcaagTAATGAAGCGATGCGTTCTTACTAAAATGAAGAAGTGACCAAAAATACGAAGCAAACGTgcgttcgctctcagcgaaggaaaaTAACGTGATGCAACCACttgaggggagtagaaatgcaaattTCTACTTGTCAGAAATgaaagtgaagacttcaacggaagaaaATTTAAGCACTTTCGGTTTCGTTAACTGCAATGACAAGTTGGTCAGGTTAATGATGTTTGATCGAGTTGACCGACATGGTTCCTAGATGTAAGGCTTCTAGTTTCTCTGGATTCCGCATCTCGTGTGGATCCGGTCTATACATTGTGTAGGAAGCAGCATTTTGTTTTTGTCGAAGCAcaatcattgtcccacaatttcatccTGGTATATTCCCTGAATTTCTCCGCTGACGGTGTTCGATCGTCGATCAGTCGTGTAGTAGTAGTTGGATCATCATAGTCGGTTATGTAAGAGGTCTGCTAAATTTTTAGCAAGAGTCACTGACTCTGGTGGGTTAGCTCATTCGGTTACTTGtaaatcatcatccttctttttgtTGAGCAGATATGGGGTTTTCCCAACAGGGGAttcttggtctgttatcttccttctccatCAACTTCTGAAGCTTCATTGTCAATCCTTGCGTTCCCGAAGATGTAAGTCGTTGAGGGGTACTGACCGCAGGTGCGACGTCGGGAATTTATCTGATGCGAACGAGATTAGCCGTAGGAGAGAACATTCTGGCAAATTCTCGGGGAAGACCTTAGGGCATTTCCTTGTAATAAGAAGATCTTCGTGCtttagttcttcggctcctccTGTTCCCGACATGGGCCAAGAAACAACATATTCTTTATGCAACATCCTTCATGCCTTCAAGAAATTTGTAGTTTGTAAAGGCGTATCCTTCCCCATGAGTCATGATTGCTTCGTCGTTCGTCTCCGGGTTGCGGATAACGATTCTCCGCTTGGTTGCTCGATCGCGGGTTCATCCTAGTTACTACGTCGAGGTCGTTTATTAACCAGCCTCATTACGAGTGGGTCGTCTAACTCACTCTCCACTAAACTAAGTAGATTCCTAATTTCAAGAGATGCGAAGCTATGGTCGGCACTGTTATCAAATAACGTGGACGCAAAATTTTGGGTTGGtaaagaacgtaccagtgaccatatctggatcctggcatgcttcactaGCTCCGGTGTTGAATGCTCCTTCATGATCTTGGTTAATTTCCCTTGGGCAATCCTTCCCAAGGTGCCCCATACCACCGCAGTTACGACCTTCCTTTCCTCTTTTCATCTCctgccaacacgtttccctgtcgTGTCCCCTTTTACCACAGTTATCACACTTCCTATTACCGCACTTCCCATTATGATGGCGCTGGCATACTTCACACTTAGGTGGATTACCCAGGTACATCTTTCCCTTTTGGCCTTATTCTTTTCGTTTGCCTGATCCCCTACCTGAAATTTACcgagcttccttttgttcttccCAGATGTCTCCACTGGTGTTTCCTTCTTCTCGTCCGGGATCGAAAGTTTTACCAGCCTAAGTGCTTCCTTAGTGAGCTCCAGTCCTATCATATGGGCAATCACGGGTGATGGTGGCGCTGATACCATCATTAAGCTCAAGGCTTGAGGTGTCAGTTCCCAAATGGATTGCTCCATTCTCTTCAACTCGGGTTCCACTAGGTACGGAATGACTCGCGACAAATCGTAAAGCCTTTTCACGTGCTTCACCACATCTGGACCTTCCTTCTGTAGCTCCCAGAACTCTAGTTCCAGCCCTTGGATATCCTTCTGAGAACAGTACTCCTTACGCATTATTTCTTTCAGCTCGCTCCATGACATCGCATATGCTACAGCCTCGCCCAATTCTTGAACCTTACGGTCCCACCATAATAGAGCTCCATCTTGTAGCAATCCGGAAACGTATGGGACTTGCTGCTCTGGCGTGCAACCACTCATTCGCACAACGGCATCCACATTCTCAACCCATTTTACAAAGGCTATGGCACCTCCCGTGCCACCGAAATTCAGAGGGTTGCATTCAGAGTTATACATCAACCTGTATCCAAGAATTTACCATCACAAAAAGGTATTAGCAAGGCACTTTAGGGACTTTCCAAACGTGTCgtaatgtgtcttaggtgacttaaacattaccgttaggtaGGTTTCTCCCTGAGGCACCTTCGCCATGTTTGTAGCGAAGAACCTCGTGCCGAGCTTTGACTCGAGAGGCGTGCGCTAACCATTCTGCCTCAGTTAGTCGGGTGATTTCTTGATGCGACATCTTCTAGGAAGGAGTTCGTGTTAGTTGGGTATCTTCATTTCAGGGAACGTAAATAGTCGTTTGGAACACATGTATCACACATTTTTAAGTCATCATATTACACATCACGCAATTTATCAAGCAAGTAATTGGAATCATGTTTACCGAAAGTATATCAAACAAACACGTGTTTCTCAGTCATAGCACATTCCCGCTATATTGGTATCATGTCTTATGATTAGGTTTTCATTAAACGGGCAAGCACATTGCATCAAAATCATAATATTCGTACGTAATTTGAGGGTTTAATGAAAGTATTGCAAGTAAACATGTAGTATTAAAATTTTTAATACGCACACAAGCGTTACTGATCGCATTGAGCTTTCGTTGATTATTGGccataatgtttttttttttgggtaaagggttaccccggtgaattttataaatcaataaGCACAATTGTGCAACTGAACTGTTACACACAAAACCTCGGCATACCAAGGCAAGGAAAAAACGGCCAAAACAGACACAACCCTAACAAAACGACCAACTAAACAACCCAGCTCACAAAGAGCAACAAAAATAAAAGCAAGACACTACTATTCAGCCTGGATCAATCTCTAAGTTTCCTCTAGGAATCTGCCATTTCTCTAGGAGTCGACGAAGGCCAGGTCTCCACTTGAACTGGAATGATAACATACGTAATCGAACCGTCCGAACAACCTCACGAGCAATCACCATCGGCGTACGGTGATTGTTTGAGAACAACCTATTATTTCTTTCCTGCCAGACAAAATACGAAGCAGCTGATAGAACCAATCGACTGATAATATTTTCCGGCACTTGCATGTTCGAGTGCTGAGTCATCCAAGCCATAATATCATCCCATGAACCATTTACACTCTCCATAGCCGTCCATGCCTTAACGTTATTCCAAACCTCCAAAGCAAAAGAGCATTCAAAGAATAGATGATTCCTCGAATCTCTATCATAGCAACATAAAGGGCAACACATGAGGTTTAGATTTGAAGCACTTCCCGCCTCCCAAACCGACAATCTATCTTGTGTCTTTAATTTGTTTCTAATTACAAGCCACATATGGAACGAATGTCTCGGGATGCAATGTTTAAACCAAACCATATTAACCCATGGGACTATGTTTTCACGATGCCGAATATTATTCCAAACCTCCCAAGAAGAGAAGTGACAGGAGTTACCATCAAGATCTTTCCATACCATTCGGTCTTGCCTATCAGAAAACATCGGAACCTGGA of Helianthus annuus cultivar XRQ/B chromosome 1, HanXRQr2.0-SUNRISE, whole genome shotgun sequence contains these proteins:
- the LOC118486434 gene encoding uncharacterized protein LOC118486434: MYKLKGKSFWEVPSRGRMTWGWRKLLAIRSLLRPFLWSSIGNGARTNVWSDMWCDHGPLSRFISPRRIANAGFHLQSTVADLVSQNGEWSWPIAWYDLFPVLINVQVPMFSDRQDRMVWKDLDGNSCHFSSWEVWNNIRHRENIVPWVNMVWFKHCIPRHSFHMWLVIRNKLKTQDRLSVWEAGSASNLNLMCCPLCCYDRDSRNHLFFECSFALEVWNNVKAWTAMESVNGSWDDIMAWMTQHSNMQVPENIISRLVLSAASYFVWQERNNRLFSNNHRTPMVIAREVVRTVRLRMLSFQFKWRPGLRRLLEKWQIPRGNLEIDPG